Proteins encoded together in one Streptomyces sp. B1I3 window:
- a CDS encoding 2-oxoacid:acceptor oxidoreductase subunit alpha, giving the protein MTSQVSSPAGKTDEASEAVIGEHSAPFTDGTGTTEKEIRRLDRVIIRFAGDSGDGMQLTGDRFTSETASFGNDLSTLPNFPAEIRAPAGTLPGVSSFQLHFADHDILTPGDAPNVLVAMNPAALKANIADVPRGADIIVNTDEFTKRPMAKVGYAVSPLEDGSLEAYNVHPVPLTTLTIEALKDFGLSRKEAERSKNMFALGLLSWMYNRPTEGTEKFLRAKFAKKPVIAEANVAAFRAGWNFGETTEDFAVSYEVAPASHAFPTGTYRNISGNLALSYGLIAAGRQADLPLYLGSYPITPASDILHELSKHKNFGVRTFQAEDEIAGIGAALGAAFGGSLAVTTTSGPGVALKSETIGLAVSLELPLLIVDIQRGGPSTGLPTKTEQADLLQAMYGRNGEAPVPVVAPRTPADCFDAALDAARIALTYRTPVFLLSDGYLANGSEPWRIPEIDTLPDLRVQFATGPNHELADGTEVFWPYKRDPRTLARPWAVPGTPGLEHRIGGIEKQDGTGNISYDPANHDFMVRTRQAKIDGIEVPDLEVDDPAGASTLALGWGSTYGPITAAVRRLRAAGETVAQAHLRHLNPFPKNLGDVLKRYDTVVVPEMNLGQLATLLRAKYLVDVRSYTQVNGMPFKAEQLATAIKEANGA; this is encoded by the coding sequence GTGACCAGCCAGGTCAGTAGCCCAGCCGGAAAGACCGATGAGGCCAGCGAGGCTGTCATCGGGGAGCACAGCGCCCCCTTTACCGATGGAACCGGCACCACCGAGAAGGAAATCCGCCGCCTGGACCGGGTGATCATCCGTTTCGCGGGTGACTCGGGTGATGGCATGCAGTTGACGGGTGACCGGTTCACCTCGGAGACGGCGTCGTTCGGGAACGACCTGTCGACGCTGCCGAACTTTCCGGCCGAGATCCGGGCCCCTGCCGGGACGCTGCCGGGCGTGTCGTCGTTCCAGCTGCATTTCGCGGACCACGACATCCTGACGCCGGGCGACGCACCGAATGTGCTGGTCGCGATGAATCCGGCGGCGCTCAAGGCGAATATCGCCGACGTGCCGCGCGGGGCCGACATCATCGTGAACACGGACGAATTCACGAAGCGTCCCATGGCCAAGGTCGGATATGCGGTGTCGCCGCTGGAGGACGGATCGCTCGAGGCGTACAACGTGCACCCGGTGCCGTTGACGACGCTGACGATCGAGGCGCTGAAGGACTTCGGGCTTTCCCGTAAAGAAGCCGAGCGGTCGAAGAACATGTTCGCCCTCGGGCTGCTGTCGTGGATGTACAACCGTCCGACGGAGGGTACGGAGAAGTTCCTGCGGGCGAAGTTCGCGAAGAAACCGGTGATCGCCGAGGCGAACGTGGCGGCTTTCCGGGCGGGCTGGAATTTCGGCGAGACGACCGAGGATTTCGCGGTCTCCTATGAGGTCGCCCCCGCTTCGCACGCCTTTCCCACGGGCACGTACCGCAATATCTCCGGAAACCTGGCCCTGTCGTACGGGCTGATCGCAGCGGGCCGGCAGGCGGATCTTCCGCTGTACCTGGGTTCGTATCCGATCACCCCGGCCTCGGACATCCTGCACGAACTCAGCAAGCACAAGAACTTCGGCGTGCGGACGTTCCAGGCCGAGGACGAGATCGCGGGGATCGGTGCGGCGCTCGGTGCGGCCTTCGGGGGGTCCCTCGCGGTGACGACGACCTCGGGGCCCGGGGTGGCGCTGAAGTCGGAGACGATCGGTCTGGCGGTGTCGCTGGAGTTGCCGCTGCTGATCGTGGACATCCAGCGCGGCGGTCCCTCGACCGGCCTGCCGACGAAGACGGAGCAGGCGGACCTGCTGCAGGCGATGTACGGACGCAACGGCGAGGCCCCGGTCCCGGTCGTCGCTCCCCGGACCCCGGCGGACTGCTTCGACGCGGCCCTGGACGCGGCGAGGATCGCCCTGACCTACCGCACCCCGGTCTTCCTGCTGTCCGACGGCTACCTGGCGAACGGGTCGGAGCCGTGGCGGATCCCCGAGATCGACACCCTGCCCGACCTGCGCGTGCAGTTCGCGACCGGCCCGAACCACGAACTCGCCGACGGCACAGAGGTGTTCTGGCCCTACAAGCGGGATCCCAGGACGCTGGCCCGGCCGTGGGCCGTACCGGGCACGCCGGGGCTGGAGCACCGGATCGGGGGGATCGAGAAGCAGGACGGCACGGGGAACATCTCCTACGACCCGGCCAACCACGACTTCATGGTCCGCACCCGCCAGGCCAAGATCGACGGCATCGAGGTCCCCGACCTGGAGGTCGACGACCCGGCCGGCGCGAGCACTCTCGCCCTGGGCTGGGGCTCGACGTACGGGCCGATCACCGCGGCCGTCCGCCGGCTGCGCGCGGCGGGCGAGACCGTCGCCCAGGCGCACCTGCGCCACCTCAACCCGTTCCCGAAGAACCTCGGGGACGTGCTGAAGAGGTACGACACGGTCGTCGTCCCGGAGATGAACCTCGGACAGCTCGCGACCCTGCTGAGGGCCAAGTACCTCGTGGACGTACGCAGTTACACCCAGGTCAACGGAATGCCCTTCAAGGCCGAGCAGCTCGCCACAGCCATCAAGGAGGCCAACGGTGCCTGA
- a CDS encoding 2-oxoacid:ferredoxin oxidoreductase subunit beta produces the protein MPDAPANELLHLVPRAEGAQSMKDFKSDQEVRWCPGCGDYAVLAAVQGFMPELGLAKENITFVSGIGCSSRFPYYMNTYGMHSIHGRAPAIATGLATSRRDLSVWVVTGDGDALSIGGNHLIHALRRNVNLKILLFNNRIYGLTKGQYSPTSEVGKITKSTPMGSLDAPFNPVSLAIGAEASFVARTIDSDRKHLTSVLRAAANHPGTALVEIYQNCNIFNDGAFDALKDKERAEEAVIRLEHGRPIRFGADGGKGVVRDALTGDLEVVAVTEENQSRVLVHDAHNPSPTTAFALSRLADPDTLHHTPIGVLRSVERPVYDTLMADQLDTAIEQHGKGDLSTLLAGNDTWTVVG, from the coding sequence GTGCCTGACGCCCCCGCCAACGAACTCCTCCACCTGGTCCCCAGGGCCGAGGGCGCGCAGTCCATGAAGGACTTCAAGTCCGACCAGGAGGTGCGCTGGTGCCCGGGCTGCGGTGACTACGCCGTCCTCGCGGCCGTGCAGGGGTTCATGCCCGAGCTCGGGCTGGCCAAGGAGAACATCACGTTCGTCTCCGGCATCGGCTGCTCCTCCCGCTTCCCGTACTACATGAACACCTACGGGATGCACTCGATCCACGGCCGGGCACCCGCCATCGCGACCGGACTGGCCACCTCGCGCCGCGACCTGAGCGTGTGGGTCGTCACGGGCGACGGCGACGCCCTGTCCATCGGCGGGAACCACCTCATCCACGCCCTGCGCCGTAACGTCAACCTCAAGATCCTGCTCTTCAACAACAGGATCTACGGGCTCACCAAGGGCCAGTACAGCCCGACGTCCGAGGTCGGCAAGATCACCAAGTCGACGCCCATGGGTTCGCTCGACGCGCCCTTCAACCCGGTGTCGCTGGCGATCGGTGCCGAGGCCTCCTTCGTGGCCCGCACCATCGACTCCGACCGCAAGCACCTCACGAGCGTGCTGCGCGCCGCCGCCAACCACCCCGGCACGGCACTGGTGGAGATCTACCAGAACTGCAACATCTTCAACGACGGCGCCTTCGACGCCCTGAAGGACAAGGAGAGGGCCGAGGAGGCCGTCATCCGGCTGGAGCACGGCCGGCCGATCCGGTTCGGGGCCGACGGCGGCAAGGGCGTCGTCCGCGACGCGCTGACCGGTGACCTCGAGGTCGTCGCCGTCACGGAGGAGAACCAGTCCCGCGTCCTCGTCCACGACGCCCACAACCCCAGCCCCACCACCGCTTTCGCCCTCTCCCGCCTCGCCGACCCGGACACCCTGCACCACACCCCCATCGGGGTCCTGCGCAGCGTCGAACGCCCCGTCTACGACACCCTGATGGCCGACCAGCTCGACACCGCGATCGAGCAGCACGGCAAGGGCGACCTGAGCACGCTGCTGGCGGGCAACGACACCTGGACGGTCGTGGGCTGA
- a CDS encoding helix-turn-helix domain-containing protein encodes MSVSATSGATAGRIPGVTQPMCPSRLVLEHVTSRWGVLVLAALLERPYRFSELRRTVGGVSEKMLAQTLQTLERDGFVHRDAKPVIPPRVDYSLTPLGEEAAEQVRGLARWVERRLDAVETAREAYDEARS; translated from the coding sequence ATGAGCGTAAGTGCGACGAGCGGTGCCACGGCGGGCAGGATCCCGGGCGTCACCCAGCCGATGTGCCCGTCCCGGCTGGTGCTGGAGCACGTGACCAGCCGCTGGGGTGTGCTGGTGCTGGCCGCGCTGCTGGAGCGTCCGTACCGTTTCAGCGAGCTGCGGCGCACCGTGGGCGGTGTCAGCGAGAAGATGCTGGCCCAGACCCTGCAGACGCTGGAACGTGACGGCTTCGTGCACCGTGACGCCAAGCCCGTGATCCCGCCGCGCGTGGACTACTCGCTGACGCCGCTCGGCGAGGAGGCCGCGGAACAGGTCCGGGGGCTGGCCCGCTGGGTGGAGCGCCGGCTGGACGCGGTGGAGACGGCGCGCGAGGCGTACGACGAGGCCCGGAGCTGA
- a CDS encoding SDR family oxidoreductase, giving the protein MSIVVTGATGELGRLVVEQLLATVPAEEIIAVVRNQEKAAALAARGVGIRVADYDRPETLAQAFRAGDRVLLVSGNEVGRRVPQHTAVIGAAEAAGVAQLAYTGVLGGPDADFQLAADHKATERLILDSGLPYTFLRNGWYTENYTANLAPVLEHGTVVANAGDGRIASATRADYAAAAAAVLTGEGHLAATYELSGDVAWSLAEYADAVAAAAGKEITYSDVPAATHQEILVRAGLPEGFAAILVDVDEAVRRGLLAGTSGDLARLIGRPTTPMAETVAAAVATI; this is encoded by the coding sequence ATGAGCATCGTTGTCACCGGAGCCACCGGCGAGCTCGGCCGTCTCGTCGTCGAGCAACTGCTCGCCACGGTCCCCGCCGAGGAGATCATCGCGGTCGTCCGCAACCAGGAGAAGGCCGCCGCCCTCGCCGCCCGCGGCGTGGGGATACGCGTCGCGGACTACGACCGGCCGGAGACGCTGGCCCAGGCGTTCCGGGCCGGCGACCGCGTCCTGCTGGTCTCGGGCAACGAGGTCGGCAGGCGGGTGCCGCAGCACACGGCCGTGATCGGGGCCGCCGAGGCCGCGGGGGTGGCCCAGCTCGCGTACACCGGCGTCCTGGGCGGGCCGGACGCCGACTTCCAGCTGGCCGCCGACCACAAGGCGACCGAGCGGCTGATCCTCGACTCGGGGCTGCCCTACACCTTCCTGCGCAACGGCTGGTACACCGAGAACTACACGGCGAACCTGGCGCCCGTCCTGGAGCACGGCACCGTCGTGGCCAACGCCGGTGACGGCCGGATCGCCTCCGCCACCCGGGCCGACTACGCCGCCGCGGCCGCCGCGGTGCTCACCGGCGAGGGCCATCTCGCCGCGACGTACGAGCTGAGCGGTGATGTCGCCTGGTCCCTGGCGGAGTACGCCGACGCCGTGGCGGCGGCGGCCGGCAAGGAGATCACCTACTCCGACGTTCCCGCCGCCACCCACCAGGAGATCCTCGTCCGGGCCGGGCTGCCCGAGGGCTTCGCGGCCATCCTCGTCGACGTCGACGAGGCGGTCCGGCGCGGGCTGCTCGCGGGGACGAGCGGCGACCTCGCCCGCCTGATCGGCCGCCCGACGACGCCCATGGCCGAGACGGTGGCCGCCGCGGTGGCCACCATCTGA
- the rarD gene encoding EamA family transporter RarD, translating to MKGKNEQRAGLLYGIGAYGMWGLVPLFWPLLEPSGAMEILAHRMVWSLGAVGIALLAVRRWAWIGELLRQPRKLALITTAAAVISVNWGLYIWSVNNGHVVEASLGYFINPLVTIAMGVLLLGERLRPAQWTAVATGCAAVLVLAIGYGQPPWISLTLAFSFATYGLAKKKVDMGGLESLAAETAVLFVPALGFLLWLGARGDATFLAGGAGHGALLAATGLVTAIPLVCFGAAAIRVPLSVLGLLQYLAPVFQFALGILYFHEAMPPERWAGFALVWVALMLLTWDALRTARRTRAEALRLAVRAAEASAPTGTDSAYPAGTGTDSTTPSGQATGPATPR from the coding sequence GTGAAGGGGAAGAACGAACAGCGGGCAGGGCTGCTGTACGGAATCGGCGCGTACGGGATGTGGGGCCTCGTCCCCCTCTTCTGGCCGCTGCTGGAGCCCTCCGGGGCGATGGAGATCCTCGCCCACCGGATGGTCTGGTCACTGGGCGCCGTCGGGATCGCCCTGCTGGCCGTGCGCCGCTGGGCCTGGATCGGCGAGCTGCTCCGGCAGCCCCGGAAGCTGGCACTGATCACGACCGCCGCCGCCGTCATATCGGTCAACTGGGGCCTGTACATCTGGTCCGTCAACAACGGCCATGTCGTCGAGGCGTCGCTGGGCTACTTCATCAATCCCCTCGTCACGATCGCGATGGGTGTCCTGCTGCTCGGCGAACGGCTGCGGCCCGCACAGTGGACGGCGGTGGCGACCGGATGCGCCGCGGTGCTCGTCCTGGCGATCGGGTACGGGCAGCCGCCGTGGATCTCACTGACGCTGGCCTTCTCCTTCGCGACGTACGGCCTGGCGAAGAAGAAGGTCGACATGGGCGGCCTGGAGTCCCTGGCCGCCGAGACCGCCGTCCTGTTCGTGCCCGCACTCGGTTTCCTGCTGTGGCTCGGCGCACGCGGTGACGCCACGTTCCTGGCCGGCGGCGCGGGGCACGGCGCCCTGCTCGCCGCGACGGGGCTCGTCACCGCGATCCCGCTCGTCTGCTTCGGCGCGGCGGCGATCCGGGTACCGCTGTCCGTGCTCGGGCTGCTGCAGTATCTGGCGCCGGTCTTCCAGTTCGCCCTCGGCATCCTGTACTTCCACGAGGCGATGCCACCCGAGCGGTGGGCCGGATTCGCACTGGTCTGGGTGGCACTGATGCTGCTGACCTGGGACGCGCTGCGGACGGCGCGGCGCACGAGGGCGGAGGCGCTGCGCCTGGCCGTACGGGCGGCGGAGGCCTCGGCGCCGACCGGTACGGATTCCGCCTACCCGGCGGGCACCGGCACGGACTCCACCACCCCCTCGGGACAGGCGACGGGTCCGGCCACCCCTCGATAG
- a CDS encoding FAD-dependent monooxygenase gives MTDVLIVGAGPTGLTLACDLARRGVAVRILERSPRYPRSSRSKGPNARSLEVLEDLGVVDAVLAAGSAPLPMRKYRDGSAVAEADPYAECSPTPDAPYDRGRLIAQWRLEEILRDRLASYGVHVELGAEVVGIAQGATAVTAELADGSRAVARYAVGCDGGHSSVRKLLGVPFDGKTDEEQVMVCGDVEITPGVLDRGVWHQWFDEDGAVMLCPVPGTRAGWWFQSGPERDAAGRAVAPCLEGFRRLFARHTRLPGEHLTEATLLSTYRVNVRMVDRYRVGRVFLAGDAAHVHAVAGGLGMNTGIQDAHNLGWKLAQVVRGRAEPELLDTYEEERLPVAAWTLDLTSARLRATLEAIRKPGGGLDSAITSETAGLDRGYRWSSLSRPGREDRDLRSGDRAPDAPCRAAATGTPTRLFHTFAGPHFTVLGFGARSARALEEAATTHGDAVRAYRVYGPGDDRAVSAPTGGPDGLHDDEGHARSAYGVEEDTVVVIRPDNHVGLIAEAGDTLAVRQYLDALDRAPRRDRTGTADMVDGARKG, from the coding sequence ATGACCGATGTACTGATCGTGGGCGCGGGCCCCACCGGACTGACCCTGGCGTGCGACCTCGCACGGCGAGGAGTCGCCGTCCGGATTCTGGAGAGGTCACCGCGATACCCGCGCAGTTCGCGGTCGAAGGGCCCCAATGCCCGTTCCCTGGAGGTCCTGGAGGACCTCGGGGTCGTCGACGCGGTGCTGGCGGCGGGGTCGGCGCCCCTGCCGATGCGCAAGTACCGCGACGGCTCGGCGGTGGCCGAAGCCGACCCGTACGCGGAATGCTCACCGACACCGGACGCGCCGTACGACCGGGGCCGGCTGATCGCCCAGTGGCGCCTGGAGGAGATCCTGCGCGACCGCCTCGCCTCGTACGGCGTGCACGTCGAACTGGGCGCCGAGGTCGTGGGCATCGCTCAGGGTGCCACCGCCGTGACCGCCGAGCTCGCAGACGGCTCCCGCGCCGTGGCGCGGTACGCGGTGGGCTGCGACGGGGGTCACAGCTCCGTACGGAAACTGCTCGGCGTCCCGTTCGACGGGAAGACGGACGAGGAGCAGGTGATGGTCTGCGGCGACGTCGAGATCACGCCGGGCGTCCTGGACCGGGGCGTCTGGCACCAGTGGTTCGACGAGGACGGCGCGGTCATGCTGTGCCCCGTCCCCGGCACCCGGGCGGGCTGGTGGTTCCAGTCCGGCCCCGAGCGGGACGCCGCCGGTCGGGCCGTGGCTCCCTGCCTCGAAGGCTTCCGGCGACTCTTCGCCCGGCACACCCGGCTCCCCGGCGAGCACCTCACCGAGGCCACGCTGCTCTCGACGTACCGCGTCAACGTGCGCATGGTGGACCGCTACCGGGTGGGCCGGGTGTTCCTCGCGGGTGACGCCGCCCACGTACACGCCGTCGCGGGCGGCCTCGGCATGAACACCGGTATCCAGGACGCCCACAACCTGGGCTGGAAGCTCGCCCAGGTGGTGCGGGGCCGCGCGGAGCCCGAACTGCTGGACACGTACGAGGAGGAGCGGCTCCCGGTCGCCGCCTGGACGCTGGACCTCACCTCGGCCCGGCTGCGGGCCACGCTCGAAGCGATCAGGAAGCCGGGCGGCGGACTGGACAGCGCGATCACCTCCGAGACGGCCGGACTCGACCGCGGCTACCGGTGGAGCTCACTCTCCCGCCCAGGACGGGAAGACCGCGACCTGCGGTCCGGCGACCGGGCACCCGACGCGCCGTGCCGCGCCGCGGCCACCGGCACCCCGACCCGCCTCTTCCACACCTTCGCCGGGCCGCACTTCACCGTGCTCGGCTTCGGCGCACGCTCGGCCCGGGCGCTGGAGGAGGCGGCCACCACCCACGGCGACGCGGTACGGGCCTACCGGGTGTACGGCCCCGGGGATGACCGGGCGGTCTCCGCCCCCACGGGCGGCCCCGACGGGCTGCACGACGACGAGGGGCACGCACGGTCGGCGTACGGCGTCGAGGAGGACACCGTCGTCGTGATCCGCCCCGACAACCACGTCGGGCTGATCGCGGAGGCCGGCGACACCCTGGCGGTGCGGCAGTACCTCGACGCGCTCGACCGGGCACCCCGACGGGACCGGACGGGTACGGCAGACATGGTGGACGGCGCGCGCAAAGGCTGA
- a CDS encoding VOC family protein: MTLHWKVVIDASDPHGQADFWAEALGYLVEDNSVLIGQLLEAGALPESATVESHGRHAFRDLAAVRHPDDPYEERTGTGLGRRLLFQRVPEPKTVKNRLHLDVHAAPGQRDAEVERLVSLGAGVLRSVEEPGGSWQVLLDPEGNEFCVQ, translated from the coding sequence ATGACCCTGCACTGGAAAGTCGTCATCGACGCAAGCGACCCGCACGGCCAGGCCGACTTCTGGGCGGAGGCCCTCGGCTACCTGGTCGAGGACAACAGTGTTCTGATCGGGCAGCTGCTCGAGGCCGGGGCCCTGCCCGAGTCGGCCACGGTCGAGTCCCACGGGCGCCACGCGTTCCGCGATCTCGCGGCGGTGCGGCATCCCGACGATCCGTACGAGGAGAGGACCGGCACCGGTCTCGGGCGGCGCCTGCTCTTCCAGCGCGTACCGGAGCCCAAGACGGTGAAGAACCGCCTCCACCTGGACGTGCACGCGGCCCCCGGGCAGCGCGACGCGGAGGTGGAGCGGCTGGTGTCCCTGGGGGCCGGCGTGCTGCGCAGCGTCGAGGAACCGGGCGGTTCCTGGCAGGTGCTCCTGGACCCGGAGGGCAACGAGTTCTGCGTCCAGTGA
- a CDS encoding HAD family hydrolase, whose protein sequence is MFTQPAYALVATDLDGTLLRSDDTVSARSRAALARATSAGARHLIVTGRPVPGIRALLADLAYEGLVVCGQGTQVYDAGSARMLSSVTLDRELADTALGKIEAEVGPVFAAVDQDGPEGRTLIEPGYRMPHPTLPAQRTRHRRELWEAPVIKVLVRHPRLTDDELATAARAVVGELATVTMAGPGTVELAPYGVDKGTGFVLAAEALDLDPAGAVAFGDMPNDLPMFRRSGHRVAMAGAHAELRAVADEITLSNDDDGVAVVLERLFGQD, encoded by the coding sequence ATGTTCACGCAACCCGCCTACGCCCTCGTCGCCACGGACCTGGACGGCACCCTTCTGCGCTCCGACGACACCGTGAGCGCCCGCTCGCGCGCCGCCCTGGCCCGTGCCACGTCGGCCGGTGCACGGCATCTGATCGTCACGGGCCGGCCGGTGCCCGGCATACGCGCCCTGCTGGCGGACCTCGCCTACGAGGGCCTCGTGGTCTGCGGGCAGGGCACCCAGGTGTACGACGCCGGCTCCGCGCGGATGCTGAGCTCGGTCACGCTCGACCGGGAACTGGCCGACACCGCGCTCGGCAAGATCGAGGCCGAGGTCGGGCCGGTGTTCGCCGCCGTGGACCAGGACGGGCCCGAGGGCAGGACCCTGATCGAACCGGGTTACCGCATGCCGCACCCCACGCTCCCCGCGCAGCGGACCCGGCACCGCCGCGAGCTGTGGGAGGCCCCGGTCATCAAAGTCCTGGTACGCCACCCGCGGCTGACGGACGACGAACTGGCCACCGCCGCCCGCGCGGTCGTGGGCGAACTGGCGACCGTCACCATGGCGGGCCCCGGCACGGTGGAACTGGCGCCGTACGGCGTGGACAAGGGGACCGGGTTCGTGCTGGCCGCCGAGGCCCTGGACCTCGACCCCGCAGGCGCGGTGGCCTTCGGCGACATGCCGAACGACCTGCCGATGTTCCGCCGTTCGGGTCACCGGGTGGCGATGGCGGGCGCCCACGCCGAGCTCAGGGCGGTGGCGGACGAGATAACACTGTCGAACGACGACGACGGCGTGGCGGTGGTCCTTGAGCGACTGTTCGGCCAGGACTGA
- a CDS encoding TetR/AcrR family transcriptional regulator, translating to MITSPSSVRRSERSRRATLDAALELCTEKGYGRVTVEAIAARAGVSKKTIYRWWPSKGAVLLEAFTEALVGATPFTDSGDIAADLRNHINSAVKLISTPPYGPAYAGILSEMHHDDELAGAVRAQLVDPRFEAAVGRLRSAQEQGQIPADADLPLAVEMLYGPVYYRHVLRKPAQDEETVAALVAHVLRSLGAAPGDTG from the coding sequence ATGATCACATCGCCGAGTTCCGTGCGCCGCAGCGAGCGATCACGACGGGCGACGCTGGACGCCGCGCTGGAACTGTGTACGGAGAAGGGGTACGGCCGGGTCACCGTGGAGGCCATCGCCGCCCGCGCCGGCGTGAGCAAGAAGACGATCTACCGCTGGTGGCCGTCGAAGGGCGCGGTCCTGCTCGAGGCCTTCACCGAGGCACTCGTCGGAGCCACGCCCTTCACCGACTCCGGCGACATCGCGGCCGACCTGCGCAACCACATCAACAGCGCGGTGAAGCTCATCTCGACGCCGCCGTACGGACCGGCCTACGCGGGCATCCTGTCCGAGATGCACCATGACGACGAGCTGGCCGGGGCCGTCCGCGCGCAGCTGGTCGACCCCCGCTTCGAGGCGGCGGTGGGACGGCTCCGCAGCGCGCAGGAGCAGGGGCAGATCCCGGCCGATGCCGACCTCCCGCTCGCGGTGGAGATGCTCTACGGTCCCGTCTACTACCGCCACGTGCTGCGCAAGCCCGCCCAGGACGAGGAGACGGTCGCCGCGCTGGTGGCCCATGTCCTGCGGTCGCTGGGGGCGGCCCCGGGGGACACGGGCTGA
- a CDS encoding ABC transporter permease, with protein sequence MSRADVTAAAEGGVPAAPRRALWTFGLLRSELTTTLRRWRTLALLGVLAAVPLLVGIAVRIETGDGSSAGPGGPGGPAFLAQVTGNGLFLVFAALSATLPVFLPMAVGVVAGDSVAGEASGGTLRYLLVAPAGRTRLLLVKYASVLAFCLVATLVVAVSALAVGALLFPVGEVTTISGTRIGFGEGLLRAGLIAVTVAASLTGFAALGLFVSTLTNSGIAAMAATVGVLITVQILDAMPQLDVIHPYLFPHYWLSFTDLLRDPVRWDEIVRNLGLQALYAAVFGSAAWARFTGKDITV encoded by the coding sequence ATGTCGCGGGCTGACGTCACCGCGGCCGCCGAGGGCGGCGTACCCGCGGCACCTCGCCGTGCCCTGTGGACCTTCGGGCTCCTCCGCTCCGAACTGACCACCACCCTGCGCCGGTGGCGCACCCTGGCCCTGCTCGGTGTCCTGGCCGCCGTGCCCCTGCTCGTCGGGATCGCCGTGCGGATCGAGACGGGGGACGGCTCGTCGGCGGGCCCGGGCGGTCCCGGCGGCCCGGCCTTCCTCGCCCAGGTCACCGGCAACGGCCTCTTCCTGGTCTTCGCGGCCCTTTCGGCGACGCTTCCCGTCTTCCTCCCGATGGCGGTCGGCGTGGTCGCCGGCGACTCCGTCGCGGGCGAGGCGAGCGGCGGGACCCTGCGCTACCTGCTGGTCGCTCCGGCGGGCCGGACCAGGCTGCTCCTCGTGAAGTACGCGTCGGTGCTGGCGTTCTGCCTCGTCGCGACCCTGGTCGTGGCGGTGTCGGCGCTCGCGGTGGGGGCTCTGCTCTTCCCCGTGGGGGAGGTCACGACGATCTCGGGTACCCGGATCGGATTCGGGGAAGGGCTCCTGCGGGCCGGGCTGATCGCGGTGACGGTGGCGGCCTCACTCACAGGGTTCGCGGCGCTCGGACTGTTCGTCTCGACACTCACCAACAGCGGGATCGCGGCGATGGCCGCCACCGTGGGGGTGCTGATCACCGTGCAGATCCTCGACGCGATGCCGCAGCTGGACGTGATCCACCCCTACCTTTTCCCGCACTACTGGCTGTCCTTCACGGACCTGCTGCGCGATCCGGTCCGCTGGGACGAGATCGTCAGGAACCTGGGGTTGCAGGCGCTGTACGCGGCGGTGTTCGGCTCGGCGGCCTGGGCGCGCTTCACGGGCAAGGACATCACCGTCTGA
- a CDS encoding ABC transporter ATP-binding protein codes for MTGTAPGAVAREPAGRPREGAVIETRGLTKRYRGGQLAVDGLDLSVPGGSVFGFLGPNGSGKTTTIRMLMGLIDPTSGTARVLGSPMPAATRTVLPHVGALIEGPAPYGFLSGRDNLVRYDCADPSADPRTRRARVDGALDRVGLAAAAGKKAKAYSLGMKQRLGLAAALLRPRRLLVLDEPTNGLDPQGMREIRALVRDLAAEGTTVFLSSHLLDEIEQVCTHAAVMARGRLLTQGPVADLAAGARGRLAVTTPDPGDTVRILTEQGATGLVSDGDRVSADAPPGDVELADLNAALVRGGVRVRSFGVERASLEDAFVALTGEGFDVAG; via the coding sequence ATGACCGGCACAGCGCCCGGGGCGGTGGCGAGGGAGCCGGCCGGGCGGCCGCGAGAGGGCGCGGTGATCGAGACCCGTGGCCTCACCAAGCGCTACCGGGGCGGGCAGTTGGCCGTCGACGGGCTCGACCTCAGTGTTCCGGGCGGCAGCGTCTTCGGCTTCCTGGGCCCCAACGGCTCGGGCAAGACCACGACGATCCGCATGCTCATGGGCCTCATCGACCCGACCTCCGGTACCGCGCGCGTCCTCGGCAGTCCCATGCCGGCCGCCACCCGTACGGTCCTCCCGCACGTCGGCGCACTGATCGAGGGGCCCGCGCCGTACGGGTTCCTGAGCGGCCGCGACAACCTCGTGCGCTACGACTGCGCCGACCCGTCGGCCGATCCGCGGACCCGGCGCGCACGCGTCGACGGCGCCCTGGACCGGGTCGGCCTCGCCGCCGCGGCAGGCAAGAAGGCCAAGGCCTACTCGCTCGGCATGAAGCAGCGCCTCGGGCTCGCCGCCGCGCTGCTCCGGCCGCGCAGGCTGCTCGTCCTGGACGAACCGACCAACGGCCTCGACCCCCAGGGCATGCGCGAGATCCGGGCCCTCGTCCGGGACCTGGCGGCCGAGGGCACCACGGTCTTCCTCTCCTCCCACCTGCTCGACGAGATCGAACAGGTCTGCACCCACGCCGCGGTGATGGCGCGCGGCAGGCTCCTCACCCAGGGCCCGGTCGCCGACCTCGCGGCGGGCGCCCGCGGCAGACTGGCCGTCACCACCCCCGACCCGGGCGACACAGTCCGCATCCTGACGGAGCAGGGCGCGACCGGCCTCGTGAGCGACGGGGACCGGGTGAGCGCGGACGCCCCGCCCGGTGACGTGGAACTGGCCGACCTCAACGCCGCTCTGGTGCGCGGCGGCGTCCGTGTACGGTCCTTCGGCGTCGAACGGGCCTCGCTGGAGGACGCGTTCGTCGCACTCACCGGGGAGGGCTTCGATGTCGCGGGCTGA